Below is a genomic region from Vicinamibacterales bacterium.
TAGTAGTGCAGCTGGACGTCGGGCGTGCCGCTCGTGGCGAGCGTCTTGCCCTTCTTGGTCATCTCCGCCTCGACGTACTGGCGGATGCGCGGGTCGATGAACGCCTTCAGCGCGGCGGGGTCGTCGTGCGGCGTGCGCGCCATCATCACGTCGCCGGCGTCGGCGTCCCATGCCCAGGTGCGCACGGTGGCGAAATCAAACGCTGGATCGGGTTCGGCCTGCACTTTGAGCTTGGCCGCCTCGAGCCCCGCGGCGAGCGCGAGGCAGAGGAGCGGGAGCATCAGTTTTTTCACGATTGCGTCTCCTGCGCGAGGGCAATGGCCGCCGCGCGTGCCTTTGTTGACGAGGCCGCTGGCCTCGCGCAGCCGATCCCGACCATCTCGCCGCGCCTGCCCCAGGTCGTCACGCGCCGCCCGATCCGATCGCCGGCTTCCAGGAGTCGTCCGGGCCGTAGGCCGTCATGCTTCCTGCGAGGCGCTCGGTATCGGCCCCGAGATCCTTCTCGCGAACCGCACCGTCCTGATTGACGACGAATGTCATGACGCCGGTGGCGTCGTACTGCGCCGGCCATGCGAGGAGGCCGAAGCCGCCGTTCGCGGACAGGATTCGGAAATAGTAGCCGTGAAACGGTGTCGGGGCCTTTCCCTGGCCGACCGGCCGTCCGTCGGCCGCGGCCTGCGCCACGAGATCGCCAAGCGGACTGCGCTTCTCCCCCAGGCCGACCGGCCAGTACAGCCCGTTCTGGGTGCCCGGATCGCTCTTGAACCGCGTGGCGTAGCGGCCGGCCGGCTGGCCGTCGTGCGGACGTGACGCGTACAGCTGCTGCGCCTTCACGTAGGCGCGGGAGACGAAAATCGCCGCCAGCTCGTTGCGGCCGATGCGGCGCGACAGGATCTCCTCTTTTCCGGCGGCGGTGTCGAAGCGCCAGCCGGCCGCGTCCTGGACGAGCGGGACCGGGAAGGGCCAGTTTTCGTTGCCGACGACCAGCACGCGCGTGTTGCCGGCGCCGGGCTCGAGATGCCAGCGCTCGCCGACGGCGGCCGTGAAGACGTCGCGGTTGTGCTGGGCGTTCGCCGGATCCGACGTGTCCAGCAGCGCCTGTCCGTCTGGGCCGAAAATCGCGACCAGCTCGTTGAGATTGCCGGCCTTGACGGCGGCGACGAGCGTGCGCACGCCGTCTTCGGGCGTGGAGAAGCTGCGGTGCGCCGGCGTCCGGTGGCAGGCGGCCGCGCTCAGGGCCAGCACGAGCACCGGGACGATCGTGCCGCCGACCATGGCCGGGCGAAAGGAATGGGTCATCGGCGCCTCGATCCGCTGCTGCGCGAGCTGCTGCGGCTTCGCTCGCCTCGCTGGCTCGCGGCGCGTTCCGACTTGCCGCTGGAATAGCCGGAGAAGGCGTCGGAGCGGGTGCCGCTCCGATCGACGGTGCTGCCATCTTGGCTGAAGCCGCGCGACTCCGAGGAGGTCGACGCGGCCGACGGGGACGCCGCGGCGCCGCTTCGGCTCTCCTGGCGCGTCGCGCGCTGCTCGCTGCCGGCCTGGCGATCGGTTCGCTGCTGCTGGGTCCCCTGCGTCCGCTCGCTCCGCTGATCGCCGGCGTTCTCGGCGCGATCGCTGCGATTCTCGCGGGCGTCTTCGGCACGATCGCTGCGGTTCTCGTACATGTCCTCGCGGTGGTCCTGCCAGTCGTCGCGCGCGTCGTCGCGCGCGTCGTTCCAGTCGTCCCACCCGTCGTTGTACATGTAACCGCCGCCCCAGCCGTGCGGCCCGTAGTAATAGTTGTTGTCGAAGGCAGCCCCGATCGCCACGCCGGCCGTGAAGCCGATCATCGCCCCCGCCGCCGCGGCCGCTGCGTCGTCATGATGCTCCTGGACGACGATCGTGGTGCTCGGCTGGGTGTAGACCACCTGCGGGTTGTATTGCGGGACGTAGACGATCTGCGGGTTGGCCGGCTCGATGACGATCACCTCCTGGCCCGCGCTCGTCGTCTTGGACTCGACCTGTTGCTGCGGCGTGTCCTTCAACGTGCCGGCCCCCTTGGCCTTCGCCCGCAGTCGCTGGACGCTATCGAACACCGACGATCGGTCGGCCGTGAAGGCCTCGCCCACCTTCTTCGTCCAGTCCGGACGGCCCGCCATCCACTCGAGGACGTCGGGGAACAGCACGAGCGTGGCGAAGCTGTAGTCGAAGCCCGCCTTGACGACCGCGTCCTGCAGCTCGCTGCCGCGCAGCGTCTGGCTCCGCAGCCACTCGGCGAGCGCGCCGACCATCGTCGGCTTTTCCGCGGACACGAGCATCTCGCCGAGCAGCTGATCGGGGTAGAGCGCGATCGGGGCGAGCAGCGTGTCGAGCTCGGCGGCGGTCGGCGCCGCCGCCGCCGCCGGACCACGTGCGTTGGCGAGCGTCAGCACGATGCTGAGCGCCGCCACGGCCTGCCGCATCGACGGCACCCTAGTACCGCTCCTTCACGAAGCGCCGGCGCCCGATCGTTTTGCTGTCGTTGTAGGCCCCCTTTTTCGAACGGGAGGGGAGCCGGACCGCTTTCGTCGCCAGCTTCTTGTGCGGAATCATCCGCAGGATGTGCGCGATGATGTTCAGGCGCGCCGCTTTCTTGTCGTCCGAACGCACGAGGTACCAGGGCGCGATCTTGGTGTCGGTTTTCTTCAGCATCACGTCGCGCGCGCGCGAATAGTCGTACCAGCGCTCGAGCGACGGCAGGTCCATCGGGCTCAGCTTCCACTGCCGGACCGGGTCGGTGATCCGCGCTTCGAAACGGCGCCGTTGTTCGTCGGGGCTGACCTCCAGCCAGATCTTCAGCAGGATGATGCCGCCCGCGATGATGTAGTTCTCGACCTCGGGGCAGACCTCGAGAAAGCGCTTGTGCTGCTCGGGGGTGCAGAACCCCATCACGTACTCGACGCCGGCGCGGTTGTACCAACTGCGATCGAAGATGACGACTTCCCCTTTGGCCGGGAAGTGCGCCATGTAGCGCTGCATGTACATCTGCGACTTCTCGCGGTCGGACGGCGCCGGCAGCGCGACTACGCGGAAGACGCGCGGGCTGACGCGCTCGGTCAGCGCGCGGATCGTGCCCCCCTTGCCTGCGCCGTCGCGCCCCTCGAAGATGATGATGACGCGGAGTCCTTTTTCCTTGATCCATCGCTGCAGGAGGCTGAGCTCGACTTGCAGCTTTTCGAGCGACTTCTCGTATTTGCCGCGTTTCATTGCCGTTCTCCGATCGCGCCGCGGATCTCCTCGACGTAATCGAGGCCGCGACTCTGTGCCACGAAATCAAACCGGACCATTGGGGGGGCTGACGCGCATTCCATCACGCCGAGGAGGGAGGTAAAGCCGGTCGACCGGACGCGACGCCGGGCGTCCGCCTCCGTGCCCCAGCTCTCGCTGTACCGCACCGTCGCCTCGCGTTCGGTCCAGGCTTCGCAGTCGAGACAGCCCGACTCGAGGCGCGTGCTCGCCATCAGAAATCTGAGCGTCTCGAGAAGCTCCGACGCGTCGCGCGGTGATGCGGCGCGCAGCATGACGTTGAGCCTCACCATGCCGACACGCGAAAGCACCCGCCGTTCCGACCGGCGCTGCCGCCCGGCCGCCGTTCTTACTATCGATGGGTCAACATGTTGGCGGAACACCCGTCCGGCCGTGCGATCGCCCGGCGCCCGGTATTCCAGAGATCCCCCGGCAGGCCGGAGGCCGTCCCCGTCCGGGAGTGGGTACAATGTGACGCCTCGCCAGAAGGGCGAATCCAGGGGACGACCACTCTCATGTCCATGATCCAGTTCATCGGGAACGACGAAGACCTCTCGACCGGCCAGGGATACCAAGAGGCGCCGACGTTCTGCGACGACTGCGGCACGACGATCGCCTGACGGGGCGCATGCGGGGACGTCTTCTTGCGGCCGTCCTCCTGCTGGCGGCGGCAGCGCAGCCGGCGGCGGAGCCCACCGTTCGCATCGGCCTCGATCAGAACGCGGCCACGGTGACGGTGCGCTCGGCGACGCCGTTCACCCTCGAGCAACACACCAGCCGGACGGCAGCCTTCGCGAACGTCCTGGCGATCGACGCGGCATCCGCCGGCAGCGCGCTCCGCAAGTCTGACCTGCAATACCGCCTCACGGTGACGCTCGACGACGACACCGTATTGGTGCTGGCGCCAGGGTCCCACCTCCGCATCGCCCCCACGGATGCGCTCCTCGAGATCGGCGACCGCGCCTACCGCGGCGTCCTCGAGGTCTTCGCCAACAGCCGCCGTACCCTGACCGTCGTCAACGAGCTGCCGCTCGAGACCTATCTCGCCGGCGTCGTCCCCAACGAGCTCAGCCCGGTGACCTTCGGGCAGCTCGAGGCGCTGAAGGCGCAGGCGGTGGCGGCACGGACCTACATCTCGCGCAATCTGGGGCAGTCCAAGGACGAAGGCTACGACGTCTGCGCCTCCGACGCCTGCCAGGTCTATCTCGGCGCGCGCACCGAAGATCCGCTGGCCGCGCAGGCGGTGTCGGAGACGCGTGGTATCGTCGCGACCTACGGCGGCAAGCCGATCAACGCCTTGTACAGTTCCACCTGCGGCGGACGGACCGAAGACGCCGAGAACATCTTTCACGAGAAGGTCCCCTACCTCGTGTCGGTGAACTGCGAGTATCAGCATCCAAGGCCGCTGCCGTTTGCCACCTCACGGTCGATTCCCGACTGGAAGCGGGGCGTGCTCGCCGCGGCACACGTAACGACCTTTGCCGAAGCCGCCCGCTTCATGGGCCTGCCCGACCGCGGCGAGCCGCCGACCCCGGCCAGTCCGGCCGCCCTGGCCACCTTCATCCGGCAGACGTTCTATCCGTCGGTGATCACCGCTTCCGACCTGACGTTTCTCGAGGACCAGGGGATCCTG
It encodes:
- a CDS encoding DUF2950 family protein; the protein is MTHSFRPAMVGGTIVPVLVLALSAAACHRTPAHRSFSTPEDGVRTLVAAVKAGNLNELVAIFGPDGQALLDTSDPANAQHNRDVFTAAVGERWHLEPGAGNTRVLVVGNENWPFPVPLVQDAAGWRFDTAAGKEEILSRRIGRNELAAIFVSRAYVKAQQLYASRPHDGQPAGRYATRFKSDPGTQNGLYWPVGLGEKRSPLGDLVAQAAADGRPVGQGKAPTPFHGYYFRILSANGGFGLLAWPAQYDATGVMTFVVNQDGAVREKDLGADTERLAGSMTAYGPDDSWKPAIGSGGA
- a CDS encoding DUF3300 domain-containing protein — its product is MRQAVAALSIVLTLANARGPAAAAAPTAAELDTLLAPIALYPDQLLGEMLVSAEKPTMVGALAEWLRSQTLRGSELQDAVVKAGFDYSFATLVLFPDVLEWMAGRPDWTKKVGEAFTADRSSVFDSVQRLRAKAKGAGTLKDTPQQQVESKTTSAGQEVIVIEPANPQIVYVPQYNPQVVYTQPSTTIVVQEHHDDAAAAAAGAMIGFTAGVAIGAAFDNNYYYGPHGWGGGYMYNDGWDDWNDARDDARDDWQDHREDMYENRSDRAEDARENRSDRAENAGDQRSERTQGTQQQRTDRQAGSEQRATRQESRSGAAASPSAASTSSESRGFSQDGSTVDRSGTRSDAFSGYSSGKSERAASQRGERSRSSSRSSGSRRR
- the ppk2 gene encoding polyphosphate kinase 2, with protein sequence MKRGKYEKSLEKLQVELSLLQRWIKEKGLRVIIIFEGRDGAGKGGTIRALTERVSPRVFRVVALPAPSDREKSQMYMQRYMAHFPAKGEVVIFDRSWYNRAGVEYVMGFCTPEQHKRFLEVCPEVENYIIAGGIILLKIWLEVSPDEQRRRFEARITDPVRQWKLSPMDLPSLERWYDYSRARDVMLKKTDTKIAPWYLVRSDDKKAARLNIIAHILRMIPHKKLATKAVRLPSRSKKGAYNDSKTIGRRRFVKERY
- a CDS encoding SpoIID/LytB domain-containing protein translates to MRGRLLAAVLLLAAAAQPAAEPTVRIGLDQNAATVTVRSATPFTLEQHTSRTAAFANVLAIDAASAGSALRKSDLQYRLTVTLDDDTVLVLAPGSHLRIAPTDALLEIGDRAYRGVLEVFANSRRTLTVVNELPLETYLAGVVPNELSPVTFGQLEALKAQAVAARTYISRNLGQSKDEGYDVCASDACQVYLGARTEDPLAAQAVSETRGIVATYGGKPINALYSSTCGGRTEDAENIFHEKVPYLVSVNCEYQHPRPLPFATSRSIPDWKRGVLAAAHVTTFAEAARFMGLPDRGEPPTPASPAALATFIRQTFYPSVITASDLTFLEDQGILPASGTAPTEELLFRLIDRKNAFEWQQGVLVAWDGTKMRLLVNGQPKEFTLQADALIYQRVGDDRLPLAGGAWIGGELVDLRAEEGTIAMLVFRINFANPAEDRYSRLAMWQVRKTAAELNAAFRTLAIGDLTDVRVTERGASDRAVSTEVVGARGRRTLPALRIRTLLGLRDSLFSFDIERNARGALLGMTFYGRGWGHGVGMCQVGAYGMALDGAGYQEILKKYYTGIELQKLY